From the Comamonas odontotermitis genome, one window contains:
- the ppc gene encoding phosphoenolpyruvate carboxylase, which translates to MTTASKKDSSAAHAVAKTATRKTRPADSTASQPTGRRADKDQPLIEDIRLLGRILGDVIREQEGQAAFDLIEQVRQLSVAYRRNDDQDAEKSLKTLLKHLSSDQTVSVIRAFTYFSHLANLAEDRHHIRRREVHERAGNTQEGSIEVALARLRWAGIPVKSVADTLSHSLVSPVLTAHPTEVQRKSILDAERAIAALLVERDDIAARAQLFNSSKDTLTPRQLADNELLLRAQVTQLWQTRLLRFSKLTVEDEIDNALSYYQATFLTEIPKLYAALERELGERDLATFLRMGQWIGGDRDGNPNVTAYSLQEALRRQADLVLRHYLKQVHYLGGELSMSQRLAGTTPALQALAARSPDTSEHREDEPYRRALIGMYARLAATLKNLSGGDAARHAVAPQNPYVTSDEFLADLRVIEDSLRDNHGRALAEQRLSPLIRAVQVFGFHLATVDLRQSSDQHEAVVAELLATAGLEGDYAQLPEAAKRELLIRLLCDARPLRVVGARYSDKTQSEMAIFERACQSVKLYGREAIRHYIISHTEAVSDLLEVLLLQKEVGLLGGRINDGQSQAALIVSPLFETIDDLRNAATIMREYYALPHIASLVQRSGAEQDIMLGYSDSNKDGGIFTSNWELYQAEIALVALFDELSQQHPVQLRLFHGRGGTVGRGGGPSYQAILAQPPGTVRGQIRLTEQGEVIASKYANPEIGRRNLETLVAATLEATLLQPTKPATQAFLAAAADLSAASMAAYRELVYGTKGFESYFFSSTPIREIAELNIGSRPASRKANQRIEDLRAIPWGFSWGQCRLTLPGWYGFGTAVQAFVNQEGKSAKAQWALLQKMYRQWPFFRTLLSNMDMVLAKSDLALASRYSELVADTRLRKRVFQAIEVEWKSTAHALAQITGEESRLANNPALERSIRHRFPYIDPLHHLQVELIRRWRNGEDNERVKTGIHISINGIAAALRNTG; encoded by the coding sequence ATGACTACTGCCAGCAAAAAAGACTCTTCTGCAGCGCATGCAGTTGCCAAGACCGCAACGCGCAAGACCAGGCCTGCCGACAGCACTGCAAGCCAGCCCACGGGGCGTCGTGCCGACAAGGACCAGCCGCTGATCGAAGATATCCGTCTGCTGGGCCGCATTCTGGGTGATGTGATCCGCGAGCAGGAGGGCCAGGCCGCGTTCGACCTGATCGAGCAGGTGCGCCAGCTCTCGGTGGCCTACCGTCGCAATGACGATCAGGATGCGGAAAAATCCCTCAAGACCCTGCTCAAGCACCTGTCGAGCGATCAGACGGTGAGCGTGATCCGTGCCTTCACCTACTTCTCGCATCTGGCCAATCTGGCGGAAGACCGCCACCACATCCGCCGCCGCGAGGTGCACGAGCGCGCCGGCAACACCCAGGAAGGCAGCATTGAAGTGGCGCTGGCCCGGTTGCGCTGGGCGGGGATTCCGGTCAAGTCGGTGGCTGACACGCTGTCGCACAGCCTGGTGTCGCCGGTGCTGACCGCCCACCCGACCGAAGTGCAGCGCAAGAGCATTCTGGACGCCGAGCGCGCCATTGCTGCCCTGTTGGTGGAGCGCGATGACATTGCAGCTCGCGCCCAGCTCTTCAACAGCAGCAAGGACACGCTCACGCCCAGGCAACTGGCCGACAACGAACTGCTGCTGCGTGCGCAGGTAACGCAGCTGTGGCAAACGCGCCTGCTGCGCTTTTCCAAGCTGACGGTCGAAGACGAAATCGACAACGCGCTGTCGTACTACCAGGCCACGTTCCTGACCGAGATTCCCAAGCTCTACGCCGCGCTGGAGCGCGAGTTGGGCGAACGCGATCTGGCAACTTTCCTGCGCATGGGCCAGTGGATTGGCGGTGACCGCGATGGCAACCCCAACGTGACCGCGTATAGCCTGCAGGAGGCGCTGCGTCGCCAGGCCGATCTGGTGCTGCGCCACTACCTCAAGCAAGTGCACTACCTGGGCGGAGAGCTGTCGATGTCGCAACGCCTTGCAGGTACGACGCCAGCGCTGCAGGCCCTGGCCGCGCGATCGCCCGACACCAGCGAGCACCGCGAGGACGAGCCCTATCGCCGCGCGCTGATCGGCATGTATGCACGCCTCGCTGCAACGCTCAAGAACCTGAGCGGCGGCGACGCCGCCCGCCATGCCGTGGCGCCGCAGAATCCCTATGTGACAAGCGATGAGTTTCTGGCGGATCTGCGCGTCATCGAGGATTCGCTGCGCGACAACCATGGCCGGGCGCTTGCCGAGCAACGCCTGTCGCCGCTGATCCGTGCGGTGCAGGTATTCGGCTTTCACCTGGCCACGGTGGATCTGCGCCAAAGCTCCGACCAGCACGAGGCCGTGGTTGCGGAACTGCTGGCCACTGCAGGCCTGGAGGGCGATTACGCCCAGTTGCCCGAAGCTGCCAAGCGCGAGTTGCTGATCCGCCTGCTGTGCGATGCGCGCCCGTTGCGGGTGGTTGGCGCGCGGTACAGCGACAAGACCCAGAGCGAGATGGCCATCTTCGAGCGGGCCTGCCAATCGGTGAAGCTGTATGGGCGCGAGGCCATCCGGCACTACATCATCAGCCACACCGAAGCGGTGAGCGACCTGCTCGAAGTGCTGCTGCTGCAAAAGGAAGTGGGTCTGCTGGGCGGACGCATCAACGATGGCCAGTCGCAGGCCGCGCTGATCGTGAGCCCGCTCTTCGAGACCATTGACGACCTGCGCAACGCAGCGACCATCATGCGCGAATACTATGCGCTGCCGCATATTGCGTCTCTTGTTCAGCGCAGCGGGGCAGAGCAGGACATCATGCTCGGCTACAGCGACAGCAACAAGGATGGCGGTATCTTCACCAGCAACTGGGAGCTGTACCAGGCCGAGATTGCGCTGGTGGCGCTGTTTGACGAACTGAGCCAGCAGCACCCGGTGCAATTGCGCCTGTTCCATGGCCGAGGCGGCACCGTGGGGCGTGGCGGCGGGCCCAGCTACCAGGCCATTCTGGCGCAGCCACCGGGCACGGTGCGTGGACAGATCCGCCTCACCGAGCAAGGGGAGGTGATTGCCTCCAAGTACGCCAACCCTGAAATCGGCCGCCGCAACCTGGAAACCCTGGTGGCCGCTACGCTCGAAGCCACCTTGCTGCAGCCCACCAAGCCCGCTACGCAGGCGTTTCTGGCTGCAGCCGCTGACCTGTCTGCTGCCAGCATGGCCGCGTACCGCGAGCTGGTCTATGGCACCAAGGGCTTCGAGAGCTATTTCTTCAGCTCCACCCCGATCCGCGAGATTGCCGAGCTGAACATCGGCTCGCGCCCAGCATCGCGCAAGGCCAACCAGCGCATTGAAGACCTGCGCGCCATCCCGTGGGGGTTCAGCTGGGGCCAATGCCGCCTCACCTTGCCCGGCTGGTATGGCTTTGGCACGGCGGTGCAGGCTTTCGTGAACCAGGAGGGCAAGTCTGCCAAGGCGCAGTGGGCACTTCTGCAGAAAATGTACCGCCAGTGGCCCTTCTTCCGGACCCTGCTGTCCAACATGGACATGGTGCTGGCCAAGAGCGACCTGGCGCTTGCCTCGCGCTACAGCGAACTGGTGGCCGACACACGTCTGCGCAAGCGCGTGTTCCAGGCGATCGAGGTCGAATGGAAGAGCACCGCACACGCCCTGGCCCAGATCACGGGGGAGGAGAGTCGCCTGGCCAACAACCCGGCGCTGGAGCGCTCCATCCGCCACCGTTTCCCCTACATCGATCCGCTGCACCACCTGCAGGTCGAGCTGATCCGCCGCTGGCGCAATGGGGAGGACAACGAGCGCGTGAAAACCGGCATCCACATCTCGATCAACGGTATCGCAGCAGCACTGCGCAATACGGGTTGA
- the hemC gene encoding hydroxymethylbilane synthase, with product MTSLSLTIATRESQLALWQARYVQQLLQNLGHQASLLGMTTRGDQILDRTLSKVGGKGLFVKELETALETGAADLAVHSLKDVPMELPEGFALAAVLEREDPRDAWVSNRYARLDDLPQGAVVGTSSLRRQVLLKALRPDLDIQPLRGNVNTRLRKLDDGQYDGIVLAAAGLKRLDMHDRIRHEFDTDTMLPAAGQGALGIEIRADRQDLVALFASMADARSWKTVTAERAVSRCMGGSCSMPLAAHGQWQGDTLHLQAAWGDELQPDAPLVRAAASAQVTDLASADALGQQVAQLLQAAGAKQR from the coding sequence ATGACCTCCTTATCCCTGACCATCGCCACCCGTGAAAGCCAGCTCGCCCTGTGGCAAGCGCGGTACGTACAGCAGTTGCTGCAAAACCTGGGCCACCAGGCCTCGCTGCTGGGCATGACCACGCGCGGAGACCAGATCCTGGACCGCACGCTCTCCAAAGTGGGTGGCAAGGGCCTGTTCGTCAAGGAGCTGGAAACCGCGCTGGAGACCGGCGCCGCCGATCTGGCCGTGCATTCGCTCAAGGACGTGCCGATGGAGCTGCCCGAAGGCTTTGCGCTGGCGGCCGTGCTGGAGCGGGAAGACCCGCGCGACGCCTGGGTTTCCAACCGCTATGCGCGGCTGGATGACCTGCCTCAGGGCGCGGTCGTCGGCACCTCCAGCCTGCGCCGCCAGGTGCTGCTCAAGGCATTGCGGCCTGATCTGGACATCCAGCCGCTGCGCGGCAATGTGAATACCCGCCTGCGCAAACTTGACGACGGTCAATACGATGGCATCGTTCTGGCGGCGGCAGGCCTCAAGCGCCTGGACATGCACGACCGCATCCGCCACGAATTCGATACCGACACCATGCTGCCCGCCGCAGGCCAGGGCGCCTTGGGCATTGAAATCCGCGCAGACCGGCAAGACCTGGTAGCGCTGTTTGCCAGCATGGCCGATGCCCGCAGCTGGAAAACGGTGACCGCCGAGCGCGCCGTCAGCCGCTGCATGGGTGGCAGCTGCTCCATGCCGCTGGCCGCGCATGGACAGTGGCAAGGCGACACCCTGCACCTGCAAGCTGCCTGGGGCGACGAGCTTCAACCCGACGCGCCACTCGTGCGCGCCGCTGCCAGCGCGCAAGTCACTGACCTGGCCAGCGCCGACGCCCTGGGCCAGCAAGTGGCCCAGCTGTTGCAGGCCGCAGGCGCCAAACAGCGATGA
- a CDS encoding uroporphyrinogen-III synthase — translation MTDMTLPRIIVTRPQPEADAWVSQLQAHGVPARALPLIEIGPATLPADQQAASEARAACQRGGRYGAIMLVSGNAAQYFLDEKLALALSCQAPTAIKTRVWSPGPGTARAALAQGIPATLIDQPAPGAAQFDSESLWAQVSSQVPAMAAAGLRVLVVRGASEGDGGSGENSASGGTGRQWLATQLQAAGVGVDFVAVYERRMPQWTPEQMAHARTALTDGSIWLFSSSQAVMHLSNIFSPAELAAVSAITTHPRIAQAAQKAGFASVKPCRPTVADVIASLESRL, via the coding sequence ATGACTGATATGACCCTGCCCCGCATCATCGTCACCCGCCCGCAACCCGAAGCGGATGCATGGGTGTCGCAATTGCAAGCGCATGGCGTGCCCGCACGGGCCTTGCCGCTGATCGAGATCGGGCCAGCTACCCTGCCTGCCGATCAACAGGCGGCAAGCGAGGCCCGGGCCGCGTGCCAGCGTGGCGGTCGCTATGGCGCCATCATGCTGGTAAGCGGCAATGCGGCGCAGTATTTTTTAGATGAAAAACTGGCTCTGGCGCTCTCCTGTCAAGCGCCTACAGCTATCAAAACCAGAGTATGGAGCCCTGGCCCCGGCACAGCGCGTGCTGCCCTGGCCCAGGGCATTCCGGCCACCTTGATCGACCAGCCTGCGCCCGGCGCGGCGCAGTTCGACTCTGAATCGCTGTGGGCACAAGTCTCTTCCCAGGTGCCTGCGATGGCTGCAGCGGGCTTGCGTGTACTGGTGGTGCGTGGCGCCTCCGAGGGCGATGGCGGGTCTGGCGAAAACTCGGCCTCCGGCGGAACGGGCCGCCAATGGCTCGCGACGCAATTGCAGGCTGCCGGCGTGGGTGTGGATTTTGTCGCTGTGTACGAGCGCCGAATGCCACAGTGGACGCCCGAGCAGATGGCACATGCCCGCACCGCCCTCACCGATGGCAGCATCTGGCTGTTCAGCAGTTCACAGGCAGTGATGCATTTAAGCAACATTTTTTCACCCGCAGAACTGGCGGCCGTTTCGGCTATCACCACCCATCCACGCATAGCGCAGGCCGCGCAAAAGGCAGGATTTGCCTCTGTCAAGCCATGTCGTCCCACCGTGGCGGATGTCATAGCGTCGTTAGAATCCAGGCTATGA
- a CDS encoding ShlB/FhaC/HecB family hemolysin secretion/activation protein, with product MGSLAGVLSLSAMAQNNPIRDPNDQLMREQQEKLRKELVEQNAAGKIQQGAEPASGAEDDSSFPAGLQTTGPSFEIHEIHATGDSELLSSSRFAKITQPFVGQQLAVEHINVLLDRINKALIQEGYTTSRAYVGGQNLKEGTLAITIVAGRIEKLLFNGAPATDVGAWLAMPMREGDILRLRDIEQAVDQFNRLRRNNVQVLIKPGETSGGSIVEFVNKEGKAARYNMGLDNQGSSSTGRARVQAGVDVGNILGLMESMTFGLTSSQETNAIYGLVSVPWGYNTISAMASISEYQNLIADTALVYGRSKNFSLSLNRLLARDQNSKTALDISLAKRESTREVNNYPLTPQSQTSLRAGVNRLTRFDTKLGTGQWSVDVGLSRGIPALSADKDPDDLPKEAARYQFTKLDASASLDRPVGERIIYRGKLSAIWSNRPLYSSEQLFAGGVSSVRAYPESYLGGDQGVIWRNEFALAKTQPLWEGGARYEPYLFADAAYLKTVSDGRSRSIFGVGAGARLAFQNAFADVQVGRAMKSPTGYQKQGWRVNANLTYQF from the coding sequence ATGGGTTCGCTGGCAGGGGTGCTTAGCCTGTCTGCTATGGCGCAGAACAACCCAATTCGCGACCCTAACGATCAACTTATGCGCGAGCAGCAAGAAAAGCTGCGCAAGGAGTTGGTGGAGCAGAACGCCGCAGGAAAAATCCAGCAGGGTGCCGAGCCAGCGAGCGGGGCGGAGGATGACAGCAGCTTCCCTGCCGGGCTTCAAACCACGGGGCCGAGCTTTGAGATTCACGAGATCCATGCCACAGGTGACAGCGAACTGCTCAGTAGCAGCCGGTTTGCCAAAATCACTCAGCCTTTTGTTGGACAACAACTGGCAGTCGAGCACATCAACGTCCTGCTTGACCGTATCAACAAGGCATTGATCCAAGAGGGCTACACCACGTCGCGCGCCTACGTGGGTGGCCAGAACCTCAAAGAAGGAACCCTTGCGATCACCATCGTTGCGGGTCGAATAGAAAAACTGCTCTTCAATGGAGCGCCCGCTACTGACGTGGGCGCGTGGCTGGCCATGCCCATGAGGGAGGGAGATATTCTCCGTCTGCGCGATATCGAGCAAGCGGTGGACCAATTCAACCGCCTGCGCCGTAACAATGTTCAAGTCCTCATCAAGCCAGGCGAGACCTCTGGCGGCTCCATCGTTGAATTTGTCAACAAGGAAGGGAAAGCGGCCAGATACAACATGGGGTTGGACAACCAGGGAAGCTCCAGTACGGGGCGCGCACGCGTCCAAGCAGGAGTGGACGTAGGCAACATTCTTGGCTTGATGGAGTCCATGACATTTGGCTTGACCTCCAGCCAAGAGACCAATGCCATCTACGGCCTAGTCTCTGTCCCCTGGGGATACAACACTATCTCGGCCATGGCGTCTATCTCTGAGTATCAGAACCTCATTGCTGATACGGCGCTGGTGTATGGACGCTCCAAGAATTTCTCTTTGTCACTCAACCGTTTGCTGGCGCGCGATCAGAATAGTAAAACCGCGCTGGACATATCGTTGGCAAAACGTGAGTCCACAAGAGAAGTCAACAACTATCCTCTCACTCCACAAAGTCAAACCAGTTTGCGCGCAGGGGTCAACCGGTTGACGCGGTTTGACACGAAGTTGGGGACAGGGCAGTGGAGTGTGGATGTTGGGCTCTCGCGTGGCATCCCTGCACTGAGCGCTGACAAAGACCCGGATGATCTGCCCAAGGAGGCAGCACGTTACCAATTCACCAAACTGGACGCTTCGGCCTCATTGGATCGTCCTGTTGGCGAGCGCATCATCTATCGAGGCAAGCTCAGCGCCATCTGGAGCAATCGGCCGCTTTATTCATCAGAGCAGTTGTTTGCCGGGGGTGTCTCCAGTGTGCGTGCATATCCAGAGTCCTATCTGGGAGGTGACCAAGGCGTTATCTGGCGCAACGAATTTGCTTTGGCCAAAACCCAGCCGTTATGGGAAGGCGGTGCGCGCTATGAGCCCTATCTCTTTGCGGATGCAGCGTACCTCAAGACGGTCTCTGACGGTCGCTCGCGCAGCATTTTTGGAGTCGGTGCAGGTGCTCGCCTAGCCTTCCAAAACGCTTTTGCCGATGTTCAAGTCGGTAGAGCAATGAAGTCTCCTACTGGATATCAGAAACAAGGCTGGCGGGTTAACGCCAATTTGACGTATCAGTTTTAA
- a CDS encoding IS3 family transposase (programmed frameshift), whose amino-acid sequence MEQWVKRTQRDYTLAFKLAVVDQVERGELTYRQAHERYGIQGASTVLVWLRKHGRQDWKAASSRGKGLQKMPESPKLLTPEQRIKELEVQLKEAREKAAFFEAVVNVLKRDYGVQVNKKACGQVLTQKLVKGLSVTRACRYMGISRQAHYKRLVCQRARSERDKAVVELASEERRHQPRIGTRKLLHLLKPPLEQAGIQIGRDALFVVLRQARMLVLPRHAYHKTTNSHHHYRRHPNLLKEGPTKTVASGCEQLWVADITYLPTKEKTAYLSLVTDAYSRKIVGWHVHDSLETKQVSQALKMALRQRRTDQPLVHHSDRGVQYCSAQYQRIHARHRITCSMTDGYDCYQNALAERVNGILKMEYLLQRPADLSQARTMVGESVRLYNERRPHLSLKYKTPDAVHRASLANQLGLEISRE is encoded by the exons ATGGAACAGTGGGTTAAGAGAACGCAACGGGACTACACGCTGGCTTTTAAACTCGCAGTAGTCGATCAAGTAGAAAGAGGTGAGCTGACCTACCGGCAGGCCCATGAGCGGTACGGAATCCAGGGCGCCTCAACTGTACTGGTGTGGCTTCGCAAGCACGGACGGCAGGACTGGAAAGCTGCATCATCAAGGGGCAAAGGATTACAGAAGATGCCTGAATCGCCCAAGCTGCTGACTCCAGAGCAGCGCATCAAGGAGCTGGAAGTGCAACTGAAAGAAGCCCGCGAGAAAGCGGCCTTCTTTGAAGCGGTAGTGAACGTGCTCAAGCGCGACTACGGAGTCCAAGTCA ACAAAAAAGCCTGCGGGCAAGTCCTCACGCAAAAGCTCGTCAAAGGGTTAAGCGTCACGAGGGCTTGCCGCTACATGGGAATCAGCCGCCAAGCGCACTACAAGCGCCTGGTCTGCCAGCGTGCACGCAGCGAGCGGGACAAGGCGGTGGTGGAGTTGGCCAGTGAAGAGAGGCGCCATCAGCCACGCATTGGCACGCGCAAACTGCTGCACTTGCTCAAGCCGCCGCTTGAACAGGCGGGAATCCAGATCGGGCGCGATGCACTGTTCGTTGTCCTGCGCCAAGCACGCATGCTGGTGCTGCCACGGCATGCGTACCACAAGACCACCAATAGCCATCATCACTACCGCAGGCACCCCAATCTACTCAAGGAGGGCCCGACCAAAACAGTGGCAAGTGGTTGTGAGCAGCTATGGGTCGCTGACATCACGTATCTACCCACCAAGGAGAAGACTGCCTATCTGAGCCTGGTGACCGATGCCTACTCGCGCAAGATCGTGGGCTGGCACGTGCACGATAGTCTGGAGACCAAGCAGGTCAGCCAAGCGTTGAAGATGGCACTGCGTCAGCGGCGAACAGATCAGCCGCTCGTACACCACTCTGATAGAGGTGTTCAGTACTGCTCGGCTCAATACCAGCGCATCCATGCACGCCACCGCATCACCTGCTCCATGACCGATGGCTACGATTGCTACCAAAACGCTCTGGCTGAGCGGGTCAATGGAATCCTCAAGATGGAATACTTGTTGCAACGACCTGCCGATCTCTCGCAGGCCCGCACCATGGTGGGCGAATCGGTACGGCTGTACAACGAGCGCCGGCCGCACCTGTCCCTAAAATACAAAACGCCCGATGCAGTACATCGGGCGTCTCTCGCCAACCAGCTTGGGCTGGAGATTAGTCGCGAATAG
- a CDS encoding uroporphyrinogen-III C-methyltransferase, which translates to MTPPEQTPAPHPTPAPTPPATDSAASTAGAAVAGSAAASTGMDGAPNAWVWTSVVLGVAATVAVVSSVMLWQRLGNIQQQLALQSADSRGQAVEARTLARQAEDVSRDAASRMSVLEARVGEVALQRGQLEELMHSLSRSRDDNLVGDIEGAIRFAMQQSQLSGSPDPVVSALKTAQQRVMASAQPRLAPVERAIARDLDRFASSKSLDTAGLLARLDDLLRQVDELPLQNDVATNTGRRSAPARAKDTAHGKDVSSKDGDAQEEAQSWWSTAFTTVWNAVHDEARSLVRVRRIDYPDAVLLSPSEAFFLRENLKLRIMNARLALLARQMPASRNDLASAGETIRKYFDPSSRRTQQASQQLLQLQQAMRDVEIPRASDTLAALATAAAGR; encoded by the coding sequence ATGACGCCGCCAGAGCAGACACCGGCCCCCCACCCTACGCCAGCACCCACACCCCCCGCCACCGACAGCGCTGCCAGCACCGCTGGCGCTGCGGTTGCCGGGTCTGCTGCCGCGAGCACGGGCATGGACGGTGCGCCGAATGCCTGGGTATGGACGTCGGTCGTGCTGGGCGTTGCAGCCACGGTGGCGGTGGTGAGCAGCGTGATGCTGTGGCAGCGGCTGGGCAATATCCAGCAGCAACTGGCCCTGCAAAGCGCTGATTCTCGTGGCCAGGCGGTGGAAGCACGTACCCTGGCACGCCAGGCCGAAGATGTATCGCGCGACGCGGCCTCGCGCATGTCAGTACTTGAAGCGCGCGTAGGCGAAGTGGCCCTGCAGCGCGGCCAGCTCGAAGAGCTGATGCACAGCCTCTCGCGCAGCCGCGACGACAACTTGGTGGGCGATATCGAGGGTGCCATCCGTTTTGCCATGCAGCAAAGCCAGCTCAGCGGCAGTCCGGATCCGGTGGTGAGTGCGCTCAAGACGGCGCAGCAGCGCGTCATGGCGTCTGCCCAGCCGCGTCTGGCGCCCGTCGAGCGCGCCATTGCCCGTGATCTGGACCGTTTTGCCAGCAGCAAATCGCTCGACACCGCTGGCCTTTTGGCGCGGCTGGACGATCTGCTGCGCCAGGTGGACGAGCTGCCGCTGCAAAACGATGTCGCTACCAACACGGGCCGCCGCTCCGCGCCTGCCCGCGCCAAGGACACAGCCCACGGCAAAGACGTCTCCAGCAAGGACGGCGACGCACAGGAGGAAGCACAAAGCTGGTGGTCCACCGCGTTCACCACCGTATGGAACGCGGTGCATGACGAGGCACGTAGCCTGGTGCGCGTTCGCCGCATCGACTACCCCGATGCCGTGCTGCTCTCCCCGAGCGAGGCCTTCTTCCTGCGTGAAAACCTCAAGCTGCGCATCATGAATGCTCGGCTGGCCCTGCTGGCGCGTCAGATGCCAGCATCGCGCAATGACCTCGCGTCGGCTGGCGAGACCATCCGCAAGTATTTCGACCCCTCGTCGCGCCGCACGCAACAGGCCAGCCAGCAGCTGCTGCAGTTGCAGCAAGCCATGCGCGATGTGGAAATTCCCCGTGCCAGCGACACGCTGGCAGCCCTGGCCACTGCGGCTGCAGGACGCTAA
- a CDS encoding filamentous hemagglutinin N-terminal domain-containing protein, with protein sequence MPKGLDGAQVHIGDSGRAHVIPTAAKDGVSYNGFNQFDVGKQGLTFENQGVNARTIVAEVFSAAPSRIQGDLEVVGPRANFILANQNGISLNGTNLINFGSVAFATGAISLRDQQQSAGHNQRFVDVTTGQGTIQVGDQGIAGNLIRLEMIAKNIEVNGPVANNYTSSSAQVRMVAGDSKASFDTAASPVDNLTPWVYYQAGSAERKEVAIKVGAGSKVTAGKIEILVTDKGAGVRNEGEMVASAGNFTLSATGDLVQLGGKIGAQGSVNLSAADIHLEGVDAHQSLVSAGLQANLQAIGSIRNIGGEIVGTQRLSEESPYAVYLKAGNGIENRSPVGAEKTSVIFGKGDSIKLESGAGGIHSVNARLVSNLNLDLVSQGAITNESAHILGSESSDWRTSGFLSRKNGYRVDMGSLADEKNLGYWVAQGNVSVSGASLSNTGGFIYSNAGSVDIKTKGAFTNEAHSVGMFEYSKRCVLFICKTTANSTEKLMGGKVMAANDLRVDAGGTVLNNGGTMYAGQNMVINAPSIIARAKPVHTVILRDKGLKALFGDTWAQVYATDQGGSFTAQQGRLMLQGVAQQDGGAFVAAVGIDGEIQVIRKPHRDPVRIEDHLGIFWW encoded by the coding sequence GTGCCTAAAGGATTGGATGGGGCCCAAGTCCACATAGGCGATTCTGGCCGTGCACATGTGATACCGACAGCAGCTAAAGATGGTGTTTCGTACAACGGATTCAACCAGTTTGACGTAGGCAAGCAAGGGCTGACTTTTGAGAATCAGGGCGTCAATGCGCGCACGATTGTGGCTGAAGTGTTTTCAGCGGCGCCGTCTCGAATTCAAGGAGACCTGGAGGTCGTGGGGCCGCGTGCAAATTTCATTCTGGCAAATCAGAACGGTATTAGCCTTAATGGCACCAACCTTATAAATTTTGGCAGTGTGGCATTCGCAACAGGCGCCATCAGCTTAAGGGACCAGCAGCAAAGCGCAGGTCACAACCAGCGCTTTGTCGATGTCACTACAGGTCAAGGCACCATCCAGGTGGGCGACCAAGGGATCGCAGGAAATCTCATCCGTCTTGAGATGATCGCCAAGAATATTGAGGTTAACGGCCCAGTTGCCAATAACTACACATCATCCAGCGCGCAGGTGCGCATGGTGGCCGGGGACTCCAAGGCCAGTTTCGATACTGCAGCGTCACCGGTCGATAACCTGACCCCTTGGGTTTACTATCAAGCAGGCTCTGCGGAGCGCAAAGAAGTCGCAATTAAGGTAGGGGCGGGCTCCAAAGTCACAGCAGGCAAGATCGAAATCCTGGTCACTGATAAAGGCGCAGGTGTCCGCAACGAAGGTGAAATGGTAGCTTCGGCGGGTAATTTTACATTGTCTGCCACGGGAGACCTGGTTCAGCTTGGTGGCAAGATCGGTGCACAAGGCTCTGTCAATTTAAGTGCAGCAGATATCCATCTAGAAGGTGTAGATGCGCATCAAAGCCTGGTCTCTGCTGGCTTGCAAGCGAATTTGCAGGCGATCGGTTCCATTCGTAATATTGGTGGGGAAATTGTTGGCACCCAAAGGCTCTCGGAGGAAAGCCCTTACGCGGTCTACCTGAAAGCAGGCAATGGCATAGAGAACCGCAGCCCCGTAGGTGCAGAAAAGACCAGTGTTATTTTCGGTAAGGGTGACTCGATCAAGCTGGAGTCTGGCGCAGGCGGGATTCACTCCGTGAACGCGCGACTTGTCTCTAACTTGAACCTGGACCTAGTCAGCCAAGGTGCCATCACCAATGAAAGCGCGCACATCCTGGGTAGTGAATCCTCGGACTGGCGTACATCGGGCTTCTTGTCTCGCAAGAATGGCTACCGGGTAGACATGGGAAGCCTTGCGGACGAGAAAAATCTCGGCTACTGGGTCGCTCAAGGCAATGTCAGCGTTTCAGGCGCATCTTTGTCCAACACTGGTGGGTTCATCTATTCCAACGCAGGTAGCGTGGATATCAAGACGAAAGGCGCTTTCACCAATGAGGCGCATAGCGTCGGAATGTTTGAGTACAGCAAGCGCTGCGTGCTTTTCATATGCAAAACAACAGCTAATAGCACTGAGAAGCTGATGGGAGGCAAGGTCATGGCTGCCAATGACCTGCGGGTAGATGCTGGAGGCACCGTGCTCAACAATGGCGGAACCATGTATGCAGGCCAGAACATGGTTATCAACGCGCCGTCCATCATTGCGCGAGCCAAGCCTGTTCACACTGTCATTTTGCGAGACAAAGGACTCAAGGCGTTGTTTGGGGACACCTGGGCCCAGGTGTATGCCACAGACCAAGGCGGGTCCTTCACTGCTCAACAAGGTCGCTTAATGCTGCAAGGGGTTGCTCAGCAAGACGGAGGAGCTTTTGTGGCAGCTGTCGGAATTGACGGAGAAATTCAGGTCATCCGTAAACCCCATCGGGACCCTGTACGTATCGAGGATCATCTCGGCATCTTCTGGTGGTAG